A part of Kryptolebias marmoratus isolate JLee-2015 linkage group LG8, ASM164957v2, whole genome shotgun sequence genomic DNA contains:
- the LOC108241817 gene encoding pancreatic progenitor cell differentiation and proliferation factor B, producing MAAIPAGGSLVATTDYYRRRIGSTSSSSSCGSSEFSGEVIPHHPGLPKQDSGHWWSSFFFGKQPGMTPVTEEAQQKARVSGAVTNDQITCIAKEMVMQRQMSDSSDMRRPASS from the exons ATGGCAGCGATTCCAGCAGGCGGTTCTCTCGTGGCAACCACTGACTACTACCGAA gGCGCATTGGCTCAacatccagcagcagctcctgtgGCAGTTCGGAGTTCAGTGGGGAGGTCATTCCTCACCATCCTG GACTTCCCAAGCAGGACTCTGGCCATTGGTGGTCTAGTTTCTTTTTTGGGAAGCAGCCAGGAATGACACCAGTGACTGAGGAGGCACAGCAGAA GGCGAGGGTGTCTGGTGCAGTAACTAATGATCAGATCACCTGCATCGCCAAGGAGATGGTGATGCAGCGGCAGATGAGTGACAGCAGCGACATGAGGCGCCCCGCTTCCTCATGA